In Leptolyngbya sp. O-77, the genomic window AACTCTGGCTGCACGACTTCCTGCGCCCCCAGTTGATAGAGCGCGTCGATTTCATCGGTGGCGTGGGCCCGCACAGTGATGTCCAGATCGGGCGCGAGGCTGAGGGCGCGTTGCAGCGTAAGGCGGGTGGCGAAGGGATCAGGCAGGGCGATCGCCATCGCTTTGGCGCTAGATAAGTTTGCCTTTTCCAACAACACTAGACTAGACGCATCCCCCAGCAGGTAGGGAATTTCGCGATCGCGCAGGCTAGCCAGCACCGCCTCGTTGTTGTCGATTACCAGCAATTTATAGCCCTGAAAGTACAGCATCCGCACAAGCGTTTGTCCAACGCGCCCATAGCCCGCGACGACGACGTGATCGGTCAGCTCTTGGGGGCCAACATACTGGGGCGATCGCTGCGGTTCTAGCCAGCCGTGGACTTTGGGAAATTGCTCTAGCCACGTCAGCAAGTGCGGCGTAGCCCGCATCACAAACGGCGTAATCAGCAGGGTTGCGGCGGCAGTGCCGACGGCCAGCCCATACACCCGGTCGGTGAACAGGTTGGCGCTCCGGGCGACACCCGCCAGCACAAAGGAAAATTCGCCAATTTGATTAATGCCCAGTCCGACTAGTAGCGCCGTTTTTAGTGGATAGCCGAAGGCGCGGACGAGGCCGGTGGCGATCGCCGCTTTGCCCAGCATCACCGTCGCCACCAAACCCGCCAAAACCCAGGCATTCTCCCACAAAAATACTGGATCGATCAGCAGCCCAATCGAGGCGAAAAACAGCGTTGCGAACACGTCTCGCATCGGCAGCACCCGATCCAGTGCGTGGTCGGCATATTCCACATTCGACACCAGCAGCCCCGCTACAAACGCGCCCATCTCGATACCCAGCCCAATCGTCGAGGTGAGCAGCGCCACGCCAAGACACAGCACCAAAATTCCTAATAAAAACAGCTCCGACGAGCCGCTCCGCGCCAGCAGCCGAATCAGCCGAGGAATCAGCCAGATGCCCGCGAGAATTGCCCCACCCATAAACAGCAGCGCTTTCAAAAAAGCCGCCAGAAGCGCAGTGCCAATCTCTTCGGGCGATCGCGTCAGAGCGGGCAGCACTGCCAGCATGATGCCCACCGCCAGATCCTGCACGATCAAAATCGTGAGCATAATCTGCCCGTGCAGGCTGTGCATTTCATTGCGGTCGAGTAGGCTTTTCAGCACGACTGCGGTGGACGACAGCGACAGCACCGCGCCCAAAAACACCGCTTTGGGAATCGTGGCGACCCAGCCCAGCCCGTAGGCCAGTCCACCGCCCAGCAAAATTGTCAGCAAAATTTGCAGCGTGCCGCCGCCCAGCGCAATCCGCCGCATCCGCATCAGGTCTTTGAGCGACAGCTCCACCCCCAGCGCAAACAGCAGCAGCGCGACGCCGACCGTTGCCAGCACCTCGATGTCGCCTTCTAGCGCTACCAGACCCAGCCCCGCCGGGCCGACCACGATGCCTCCCAGCAAATAGCCCAACAGCACAGGCTGTCGCAGTCGGTTTGACAAATAGCCGCCCGCCGTAGCTGCCCCCAGCACCGTCACCATCTCGACGATTAGCTTGACTTCGCTGGCCATGCTCCGCTCCCGGTTTTCCTTTCAGCCTACCGGGTTCCAGAAGCTGTGAGTACAGCAGCAGGTCAGAATGATACAAAAGGCAGAATTGCCTTGCGAGATAGCGCAAAATTGAGAACCGCAGCGGCGATCGCCATCATCAACAGGCTCTCGCCACCCAAAATTAATAGCAGCGTTGGGTTGCCGTGCAGCGTCCAGCCCGTCTCAAGCTGCGCCAGACCGCGCACCAGCGCAAACGCCAGCACCGCGCCGGAACTGAGGTGGGGATTTTCGCCCTGGCGCACCACGTAGCGATAGGTCACGCCAAAGAGAAAACCCGCCAGAACCGCGTTGGCAAGATGCAAAAAAATTGCCCAGTTGAGCGAGAGAACGGTCAGCACGCTCCAGTGAGGGGCTAGTAGAGTATTGGCGATCGCCCCCACCAGCACCACCGTCCCGCAGACCAGGGCACTCAGGCCCCCTGCCTTAATCGACTCGATCCGCTCTGCCTGAAGCCGTTCCACCGTCTGCTCAATATCCGGGCTGAATATAATCTGGGCTAAACACACCCTGGGCTAACCACGAAAAAGACCCGGAGACCACGCCTATTACAAGCATCCCGTATTGCTGCTACCTTCCGGTCCTGACAAGGTTTGGGCGTTGTAATCGCGTGGATCCAGGTCTTCTCCACAATAGCATGGTGTGAGGAGTCAAGGATCAGGTGCCAAGGTTTAGGTTTTCGGCAAAGGGCCGATTTCCAACCTTGATGCTCCCTGACCCCTAACCCCTGAGGTCTGATCCCTGCCTACAGAATTTGCGACAGAAACTTCTGCGTCCGCTCCTCTTTGGGATTGTTGAAAAAGGTTTCGGGCGTGCCTTCTTCGACTAGCAGACCGTCCGCCATCAGCACCACGCGATCGGCTACTTCGCGGGCAAAGCCGACCTCGTGGGTGACGCAGACCATTGTCATGCCCGATCGCGCCAGGGTTCGCATCACGTCCAGCACCTCGCGCACCATTTCTGGATCGAGGGCGCTGGTAGGTTCGTCAAACAGCATGATCTTCGGCTCCATTGCCAGCGCGCGGGCGATCGCCACCCGCTGCTGCTGCCCCCCCGAAAGCTGCCCCGGAAACTTCTTCGCCTGCTCCAAAATGCCCACCCGCTCCAGCAATTGCAGGGCTTTTTCCTCAGCGCGAGCCTTGGGCCAGCGGCGCACCCAAATGGGAGCCAGCATCACGTTTTGCAGCACCGACAGATGGGGAAACAGGTTGAACTGTTGAAACACCATGCCGACTTCGCGGCGAATCGCGTCAATATTCTTCAAATCGTGCGATAGATGAATCCCATCGATAACAATCTTGCCCTTTTGATAGCTTTCCAGCGCATTGAAGGTGCGAATAAAGGTGGACTTGCCCGAACCGGAGGGGCCCATCACCACCACCACTTCACCCTTCTGCACCGTCAGGCTGACCCCGCGCAGCACATGAAAATTGTTGTCATACCACTTCTCCACATTTTCAGCCAGGATCACCGGCTCAGAGCCAACATGTCCATTGCCGTTGGTGATTGCGTCCGTGTGATACTGCGTCATTGGAAAAATGTCCTAATCGAGATTCAGTAAAGGGCGGATAGCTTGAATTGTAATAGTACGGGCCGGTGTTTGTGCAGTGTGATTTGCTACGGCACCGATGAAACGACTGAATGAAACGACTGATCATACTGAATCATTCAGTATGGTGACGAGGAAGAATTCGGCAAAGCGAACAGAAGGCGTTAGTATAGTTAGAATTATCCAAATTCTTAACCAAAAATCTTCCGTCAAGGATCGTCAACCACTTGACCACACTTCTTTCGACCCAGATTGCCCAGTTTCCTGCCCAGCGCTACACCCTCGAAAATGGGCTAACGATTATTCATCAACAGGTTCCTACGCCCGTTGTCACGGTGGACGTGTGGGTGCAGGCAGGGGCGATCGCCGAACCAGAGCCTTGGGCTGGTGTCGCTCATTTCCTGGAACACATGATTTTCAAGGGAACTGAGCAACTGCCGCCTGGGTATTTCGACTATGTGATCGAAAACTATGGCGGCGTGACCAACGCTGCTACCAGTCACGACTACGCCCATTTTTTCATCAACACCACGGTCGAGTCGCTGCCCGAAACGCTGCCCTGTCTGGCAGAATTGCTGCTGCGGGCGGCGATTCCCGACGACGAGTTTGAGCGAGAGCGGGACGTGGTGCTGGAAGAACTGCGCCAGTCTGAAGATGATCCCGATTGGCTGGGGTTTCAGGCGCTATCGGAAACGGTGTATCAGTCGCATCCCTATGGGCGATCGGTGCTGGGTGATGTAGAGCGGCTGATGGCGCTGCGGCCAGAGGAAATGCGCTCCTTCCATCGCGCCCA contains:
- a CDS encoding amino acid ABC transporter ATP-binding protein: MILAENVEKWYDNNFHVLRGVSLTVQKGEVVVVMGPSGSGKSTFIRTFNALESYQKGKIVIDGIHLSHDLKNIDAIRREVGMVFQQFNLFPHLSVLQNVMLAPIWVRRWPKARAEEKALQLLERVGILEQAKKFPGQLSGGQQQRVAIARALAMEPKIMLFDEPTSALDPEMVREVLDVMRTLARSGMTMVCVTHEVGFAREVADRVVLMADGLLVEEGTPETFFNNPKEERTQKFLSQIL
- a CDS encoding cation:proton antiporter, producing the protein MASEVKLIVEMVTVLGAATAGGYLSNRLRQPVLLGYLLGGIVVGPAGLGLVALEGDIEVLATVGVALLLFALGVELSLKDLMRMRRIALGGGTLQILLTILLGGGLAYGLGWVATIPKAVFLGAVLSLSSTAVVLKSLLDRNEMHSLHGQIMLTILIVQDLAVGIMLAVLPALTRSPEEIGTALLAAFLKALLFMGGAILAGIWLIPRLIRLLARSGSSELFLLGILVLCLGVALLTSTIGLGIEMGAFVAGLLVSNVEYADHALDRVLPMRDVFATLFFASIGLLIDPVFLWENAWVLAGLVATVMLGKAAIATGLVRAFGYPLKTALLVGLGINQIGEFSFVLAGVARSANLFTDRVYGLAVGTAAATLLITPFVMRATPHLLTWLEQFPKVHGWLEPQRSPQYVGPQELTDHVVVAGYGRVGQTLVRMLYFQGYKLLVIDNNEAVLASLRDREIPYLLGDASSLVLLEKANLSSAKAMAIALPDPFATRLTLQRALSLAPDLDITVRAHATDEIDALYQLGAQEVVQPEFEASLEMGAHLLLKLGDSVSAVQQVVHRYRSGRYRDILPERAEYWGRSDLDAATEGFPKHWYLLEPKSPLVGAEPGPGKRVRRATGATIMAIERQKQLHAYPLGDTVLEAGDRLLVVGNADEHHAFTALIDGSSNGSSFPLEPNRYTEDKT